The nucleotide sequence CGTCTCTCCGTAATCCGAATCGAAGTTCAGGAGCATGCCGCCCGCCCTGAGCACGCGACGCCACTCGCGATACGCCTGCATCGCATCGGGCAGCGTCCATGTGAGATTGCGGCTGATGACGACATCGAAGGATTCGTCGGAAAAGTCGAGCTGCTGCGCATTCATCTTCCGAAGATCGGCCCAGCAACCGAACGCCGCGAGGTTCTTCTGTGCCTCATCGATCATGCCCGCCGACATGTCGATGCCCGTGACCTCGTGTCCCATGCGCGTGAGCAGCACAGCAAAGAAGCCTGCACCCGTGCCGACGTCGAGGATGCGCAGCGGTTTTTTCTCGGGCAAATGAGACGCTATGAACTTTTGCCAACGTGCAGCGTCGGAGCCTTCGAGTTCCCTTCGCCGCACGGCGGAGAACTTCGGGCTCCTCGCGTCCCAGTAGCTTTCTATGCGCCTTTCCAGCGCTTCTTCCTTCTGCAGCATTTCCTGCGTTTTCATCTATATTCTCCTGCTCCTAGAATTCCTCGTTGATTGGTCACCGTGCACGCATAAAAAAGCAGGGAGACGAAGAAGCCGCCTTGCGGCGCTTCTCCATATCCCTGCTTTTCTTCGGCTTTCTTAAACAAGCTCCAACAGCGCCATCGGCGCGGCATCACCGCGACGGGGGCCGAGCTTCAGGATGCGCGTGTAGCCGCCCGGACGCTCCGTGTACTTTGCAGCGATATCGCTGAAAAGCTTACGGACTGCTTCTTCATCGCCAATATCGGCAATCGCCTGACGACGAGCGGCAAGGTCGCCACGCTTTGCCAGCGTGATGAGCTTTTCCGCAAGGCTACGGACTTCCTTCGCCTTCGCTTCCGTCGTCTCGATGCGCTCATGCTTGAAGAAGGAGGCCAAGATGCTGCGGAAGAGTGCCTTGCGGGCACTCGAATTACGCCCTAATTTTCTATAGCTCATGGTTTATCCCTCTCTTATTCTTCTTCTTTCTTCAATGTCAAGTCGTACTCTTCAAGCTTCTTCTTGACTTCTTCCAAGGATTTCCTGCCGAGGTTCCTGACCTTCATCATGTCTTCTTCCGTCTTCGAGACAAGATCTGCGACCGTGTTGATGTTCGCGCGCTTCAGGCAGTTGAAGGAACGCACGGAGAGGTCGAGATCGTCAATCGTCGTCTCAAGAACCTTGGAAGCATCCGGCTCCTCAGGCTCGGGAGGAGCAATCTCCTCCTCTTCCTCAATCTCTGGAATGCCCGCCATGTTTTGGAAGAGCTTGAAGTGCGAGATGAGGATGCTCGCCGCGCGGCTCACGCCCTCTTCGGGGCGGATAGATCCATCCGTCCACACGTCGAGGATGAGCTTGTCATAGTCGGTGACGTTGCCCACGCGCGTATCCTGCACGGTGTAGTTGACGCGCTGGATCGGGGAAAAGATGGAGTCGATCGGAATGACGCCGATGACATGATCGGGCTTCTTGTTCTTCTCCGCTGCCACATAGCCTTTGCCGCGCTCGACAATCATTTCCATGTGCAGCTCTCCGTCCTCGTTGAGCGTCGCGATGTGAAGATCGGGGTTCAAGATCTCGACGTCGGGATCGGTAATGATGTCCGCCGCCGTGATTTCCTTCTCGCCCTTGACGTCGAGGCGAAGAACGCGCGGCTCTTCGCTGTACATCTTGAAGCAGAGCGACTTGAGGTTCAGCACGATGTTCGTCACATC is from Selenomonas sputigena ATCC 35185 and encodes:
- a CDS encoding DNA-directed RNA polymerase subunit alpha, with amino-acid sequence MIEIEKPKIEIVEISEDNRYGKFVCEPLERGYGTTLGNSLRRILLSSLPGAAITSIRIDGVLHEFSTIPGVRDDVTNIVLNLKSLCFKMYSEEPRVLRLDVKGEKEITAADIITDPDVEILNPDLHIATLNEDGELHMEMIVERGKGYVAAEKNKKPDHVIGVIPIDSIFSPIQRVNYTVQDTRVGNVTDYDKLILDVWTDGSIRPEEGVSRAASILISHFKLFQNMAGIPEIEEEEEIAPPEPEEPDASKVLETTIDDLDLSVRSFNCLKRANINTVADLVSKTEEDMMKVRNLGRKSLEEVKKKLEEYDLTLKKEEE
- the rplQ gene encoding 50S ribosomal protein L17, which encodes MSYRKLGRNSSARKALFRSILASFFKHERIETTEAKAKEVRSLAEKLITLAKRGDLAARRQAIADIGDEEAVRKLFSDIAAKYTERPGGYTRILKLGPRRGDAAPMALLELV
- a CDS encoding class I SAM-dependent methyltransferase, with amino-acid sequence MKTQEMLQKEEALERRIESYWDARSPKFSAVRRRELEGSDAARWQKFIASHLPEKKPLRILDVGTGAGFFAVLLTRMGHEVTGIDMSAGMIDEAQKNLAAFGCWADLRKMNAQQLDFSDESFDVVISRNLTWTLPDAMQAYREWRRVLRAGGMLLNFDSDYGETTFSAADAQDSVHTGICEALLIECNKIKDELRVSTHRRPLWDAALLEKLGFSVQYDADIAPLVHGDESLRYDDVPLFGIYAKKVR